One Thermoplasma volcanium GSS1 genomic window carries:
- the ftsZ gene encoding cell division protein FtsZ, which produces MGDITDLLSKVSIDDISDDFWDDNPTPSIPEDEEIANIYKTLNVKIKVVGCGGGGSNTVSRLYEEGLKGADLIALNTDASHLKTIKVAKKLLIGYRTTRGLGTGADPKVGEEAAAEEIVSIKKMVQNTDIVFVTAGLGGGTGTGSAPVVAKAAKEAGAIVISVVTLPFDSEGPMRMDNAVIGLENLAQFSDTLIAIPNQRLLSEVPNAEMKTAFAYADRVLADTIRAIVEIITKTGVINIDYSDIKTVMKSGGVAMIGMGQSKKGGDRIMTALEEALKPRLIDVDISTAKDCIFKIIAPPDITVSEVGKAMSEIKKRITAKSRIIWGLTVDKNLDQDVKVLIFMTGVNSAYLVRDLESARRLANAFTGSTSTGIDIVS; this is translated from the coding sequence ATGGGGGATATCACTGATCTGTTGTCGAAAGTTTCCATAGACGATATCTCAGATGATTTCTGGGACGATAACCCAACTCCGTCAATACCGGAGGATGAAGAAATTGCAAATATATACAAGACGCTCAATGTGAAAATAAAAGTGGTCGGCTGCGGTGGTGGCGGATCAAATACAGTTAGCAGGCTCTACGAAGAAGGCTTAAAAGGCGCTGATCTTATAGCTTTAAATACAGATGCAAGTCATTTAAAAACAATAAAAGTGGCTAAGAAACTTTTGATAGGTTACCGAACTACGAGGGGACTCGGTACAGGCGCAGATCCAAAGGTTGGAGAAGAAGCTGCTGCTGAGGAGATAGTCTCTATTAAAAAAATGGTTCAGAACACAGATATAGTTTTTGTAACTGCTGGGCTCGGAGGCGGTACCGGTACGGGTTCGGCTCCAGTAGTCGCGAAGGCGGCAAAAGAGGCAGGCGCAATAGTGATATCTGTGGTGACCCTTCCATTTGATTCAGAAGGCCCTATGAGAATGGACAATGCAGTTATAGGCCTTGAAAATCTAGCACAGTTCTCTGATACACTTATAGCCATACCAAACCAGAGATTGTTAAGCGAGGTGCCGAATGCAGAGATGAAAACTGCTTTCGCCTATGCTGACAGGGTACTTGCAGATACAATAAGAGCTATAGTTGAAATAATAACTAAAACCGGAGTAATAAACATAGACTATTCAGACATTAAAACGGTAATGAAGTCTGGTGGCGTTGCTATGATAGGCATGGGCCAGTCAAAGAAGGGAGGGGATAGAATAATGACAGCGCTTGAAGAGGCGCTAAAGCCCAGGCTCATAGACGTTGATATAAGCACTGCCAAGGATTGCATATTCAAGATAATTGCACCACCCGACATAACAGTGAGCGAGGTAGGTAAGGCCATGTCTGAAATAAAGAAAAGAATAACTGCAAAATCTAGAATAATCTGGGGATTAACGGTTGACAAAAATTTGGATCAGGATGTCAAGGTGTTAATATTTATGACAGGCGTCAATTCAGCTTACCTAGTTAGAGATCTAGAATCAGCAAGGCGTCTTGCCAATGCTTTTACTGGTTCTACTTCAACGGGAATCGATATAGTAAGCTGA
- the pyrF gene encoding orotidine-5'-phosphate decarboxylase yields MDKRIIVALDVKEKKKAIDIAESLSDIVFAFKINWPLVLYSSPEVIGEISQYGKVICDFKVADIPYTNSLITERVRDLGAWGIISHSFLGEESLKSVVNAAKGMHVFSVVAMSHPGSDMINSNAMQLMKLSIECGVYGFVAPANKIDDLRMIRSATDRVIISPGIGAQGGDPYTAVLNGSDYLIVGRSVYESDKPELEVSKLQQTAERAIEDRERLKNS; encoded by the coding sequence GTGGATAAGAGAATTATAGTAGCCTTGGATGTTAAGGAAAAGAAAAAAGCTATAGATATTGCAGAAAGCCTATCGGACATTGTATTTGCTTTTAAGATAAACTGGCCCTTAGTACTATATTCATCTCCTGAGGTTATAGGTGAAATTTCGCAATATGGTAAGGTTATATGTGACTTTAAAGTGGCAGATATCCCTTATACGAACTCGCTAATAACAGAGAGAGTTCGGGATCTTGGTGCATGGGGAATAATATCTCACTCGTTTCTTGGAGAAGAATCCCTTAAATCCGTGGTCAATGCAGCTAAAGGCATGCATGTATTTTCAGTTGTGGCTATGTCGCATCCTGGCTCAGATATGATAAACTCCAATGCTATGCAACTAATGAAACTATCCATAGAATGTGGGGTTTACGGATTTGTTGCCCCTGCAAACAAGATTGATGACCTAAGAATGATCAGGTCTGCAACGGACAGAGTAATAATATCGCCAGGAATAGGAGCACAGGGAGGTGATCCGTACACAGCTGTTCTGAATGGATCGGATTATTTAATAGTGGGCCGGAGCGTTTATGAAAGCGATAAGCCAGAGTTAGAGGTTTCAAAGCTTCAGCAAACTGCCGAGAGAGCTATTGAGGACAGGGAGAGACTTAAAAACAGTTAA
- the sppA gene encoding signal peptide peptidase SppA, whose amino-acid sequence MYLLRINIEGTINYGLYKYLYPALKAAEGKKSIAGLILVFNSGGGDAASSQLIHDLVKKIRKKKPVYSLALGICASGAYWIASASTKIYAIDTSLIGSIGVISIRPNVKKLMEKIGVDVMVYKSGKYKDMTSPFSEPNEEEKSVYQRLLDDIFEKFKRSVAEDRGIPSEKIDEIANGMVYSAKMAADNGLIDRIANYDDLVSDLTKEVGKRLKVKEFYIRKPLLQRLLGI is encoded by the coding sequence ATGTATTTATTGCGAATAAACATAGAAGGTACTATAAATTACGGGCTTTATAAATATTTATATCCGGCGCTAAAGGCAGCGGAAGGTAAGAAGTCTATTGCTGGATTGATATTGGTGTTCAATTCTGGAGGCGGGGATGCAGCTTCCTCACAGCTAATTCACGACCTTGTAAAGAAAATAAGAAAGAAGAAGCCGGTTTATTCACTTGCACTTGGGATATGCGCGTCAGGTGCTTACTGGATAGCATCAGCTTCCACGAAAATATATGCGATAGATACCTCCCTGATAGGATCCATCGGAGTAATATCGATCAGGCCCAACGTTAAAAAGCTGATGGAAAAAATTGGAGTAGATGTAATGGTGTACAAGTCGGGCAAGTACAAGGATATGACATCACCGTTTTCAGAACCAAATGAAGAGGAAAAGTCTGTCTATCAGAGGCTTCTAGACGACATATTTGAGAAGTTTAAGCGGTCTGTAGCTGAGGACAGGGGGATACCGTCAGAGAAAATAGATGAGATCGCGAACGGGATGGTATATTCGGCTAAAATGGCCGCTGATAACGGGCTTATAGATAGGATAGCAAATTATGATGATCTCGTATCTGACCTTACAAAGGAGGTTGGAAAGAGGCTTAAGGTTAAGGAATTTTATATAAGGAAGCCTTTGCTTCAAAGGCTACTTGGTATCTAA
- a CDS encoding cobalamin biosynthesis protein, producing the protein MNNLIIMIVVLIGALSIDIIFGEPKEYIHPVVFSGRVASAIEGYFRKFDNRFRAGILFSIAVIVLTAIPYFLAVYLSSFILVVYVVVSMVILKTTFSITSMGEHIKLITDSLKKGNIMEARMHLSMIVRRDTSRLNENEISSAAIESIAEGLVDGYITPLFFFVFFGLPGAFIARIINTLDSMYGYKDRKNFEFGRFSAFMDTVINYIPARISWFFITFSSDILNYRSKAIPVRRYIRRFDSVNAGWPIASMASALNLRLEKKGHYIVNDDGYQPGVADIEKSMKIYYLAAYSYIVIFVLPLLVIMAVFL; encoded by the coding sequence ATGAACAATCTGATAATAATGATCGTGGTACTTATCGGTGCGCTTTCGATAGATATAATTTTTGGCGAACCGAAGGAGTACATACATCCAGTCGTCTTTTCGGGCAGAGTGGCAAGTGCAATAGAGGGTTACTTCAGGAAATTTGATAACAGGTTCAGAGCTGGAATCTTATTTTCTATCGCTGTCATTGTTTTGACTGCCATACCATATTTTTTGGCGGTATATCTATCTAGTTTTATCCTTGTTGTTTATGTAGTTGTTTCAATGGTTATATTGAAGACTACTTTTTCAATAACATCGATGGGAGAGCATATTAAATTAATCACAGATTCCCTCAAGAAAGGAAACATAATGGAGGCAAGGATGCATTTATCTATGATAGTGCGAAGAGATACCTCCAGGCTAAACGAAAATGAGATATCATCTGCAGCAATCGAAAGTATCGCAGAAGGCTTAGTGGACGGATACATTACACCTCTCTTCTTTTTCGTATTTTTTGGATTGCCTGGGGCATTTATAGCTAGAATAATCAATACTTTGGATTCAATGTATGGTTACAAGGATAGGAAGAATTTTGAATTCGGCAGATTCTCTGCATTCATGGATACGGTCATAAACTACATACCAGCTAGAATTTCTTGGTTTTTTATAACATTCTCCTCTGATATACTTAATTATAGGTCAAAGGCGATCCCTGTACGAAGATATATAAGAAGGTTTGACAGCGTTAACGCTGGATGGCCCATAGCTTCAATGGCCTCCGCTTTAAACCTAAGGCTTGAAAAGAAAGGCCACTACATAGTAAACGATGATGGGTACCAGCCAGGCGTAGCCGATATAGAGAAATCGATGAAGATCTATTATCTTGCAGCTTATTCTTATATCGTTATTTTTGTATTGCCATTGCTTGTAATCATGGCGGTATTCCTTTAG
- a CDS encoding cobyric acid synthase codes for MKMIQVLGTSSGAGKTTVSMALCRILSRQGYSVAPFKAMNMSLNSVIVEGEYEIARAQWLQAIAAKTDPSRYMNPLLLKPEGDGTSQLIVLGKSIGKKGIKEYYDYLRSKGKGIVKESIERLPEKYDVIIAEGAGSPAEINLLDSDIANSFVSSIYGTPAILVGDIDRGGVFASIYGTLMLMPNSELVKWIIINKMRGDVSMLNPGIERLENLISRKVIGILPYQSGFLPGEDSFDYEKPPVENDEICVIRYPFMENYSDVDPLVLSGKGFTFVTEKNINALDNAKLIILPGSKNVPADLEYVKNTGIAEKLSERRGKALILGICGGYQILGSRIDYYGKSMSCLSFLKCHTEYREEKTTRSIRFKFAEGKYWSDGYEIHYGEVINDGEKPMNLTELGYEGCISEDGTVFGTNIHNILGNSDFFLRAVGEQSTGLTARLESSIDAFADTFEKNVNLSEIMEYLEEKSV; via the coding sequence ATGAAGATGATACAGGTACTTGGAACGTCATCAGGGGCTGGTAAGACTACCGTATCCATGGCGCTATGCAGAATACTTTCCAGGCAGGGTTATAGTGTTGCACCGTTCAAAGCCATGAACATGTCTCTAAACTCAGTAATAGTAGAGGGAGAATACGAAATAGCAAGGGCTCAATGGCTTCAGGCCATTGCAGCTAAAACTGATCCGTCACGATATATGAATCCTTTGCTGCTCAAGCCGGAAGGTGATGGAACCAGCCAGCTTATTGTGCTTGGAAAATCTATTGGGAAAAAGGGAATAAAAGAATACTACGATTATTTGAGATCAAAGGGAAAAGGCATCGTGAAAGAGAGTATCGAGAGGTTGCCTGAAAAATACGATGTTATAATTGCAGAAGGGGCCGGATCTCCAGCCGAGATAAACCTGCTTGACAGTGATATAGCAAATAGCTTTGTATCTTCGATATATGGAACGCCTGCGATTCTTGTTGGGGACATAGATCGAGGAGGCGTTTTTGCATCAATATACGGCACATTGATGCTAATGCCAAATTCTGAGCTTGTAAAATGGATAATAATAAACAAAATGAGAGGTGACGTTTCGATGCTAAATCCAGGCATAGAAAGGCTTGAAAACCTAATTTCAAGAAAAGTTATAGGTATACTACCGTATCAATCTGGTTTCCTGCCAGGCGAGGATTCATTTGACTATGAAAAGCCGCCTGTTGAAAACGATGAGATCTGTGTAATAAGATATCCGTTCATGGAAAATTACAGTGATGTAGATCCGTTGGTACTGTCAGGCAAAGGTTTCACATTTGTAACGGAGAAAAATATAAATGCACTAGACAATGCGAAGCTAATTATATTGCCCGGCTCAAAAAATGTTCCTGCAGATTTAGAATACGTAAAAAACACTGGTATTGCGGAAAAACTTTCTGAAAGGAGGGGGAAAGCGTTAATATTAGGAATATGCGGGGGTTATCAGATACTTGGTTCACGTATAGATTACTATGGAAAAAGTATGAGTTGTCTTTCATTTTTAAAGTGCCATACAGAATACAGAGAGGAGAAAACTACCAGATCCATTAGATTTAAGTTTGCTGAGGGCAAATATTGGTCAGACGGGTATGAGATCCATTATGGCGAAGTTATAAATGATGGAGAAAAACCTATGAATTTAACTGAATTGGGCTATGAAGGCTGCATATCAGAAGATGGCACGGTTTTCGGCACAAACATACACAACATACTTGGAAACAGTGACTTCTTCTTGAGAGCAGTGGGAGAGCAATCAACTGGACTTACTGCGAGGTTAGAATCTTCCATTGATGCCTTTGCGGACACATTTGAAAAAAACGTGAATCTATCAGAAATAATGGAGTATTTGGAAGAAAAATCAGTTTAA
- a CDS encoding valine--tRNA ligase, translating to MDLDIDQMEKKWLKYWEDNDIYTFIPSEREKVFTIDTPPPTVSGKMHMGHSFSYSHIDFIARYKRMRGYHVFFPWGFDDNGLATERYVEKETGIKPTDGNVEHFINLCREFSQASEKALIEGWKRMGMSCYFKDYYVTSSPESVKISQSMFLDLVKKNRVYRDLAPTIRCPTCKTSISQIEMKDEMLKSKLVYINFDVEGSKLTIATSRPELLGSCVALFVNNEDERYKNIIGREATVPLFGHKVPIMGDESIDKDFGTGAEMVCTFGDQNDLDLWKKYSLPLRISIDKDGKMNENAGPLNGLSINDGRKKIIELLKSEGFVVKEEDIKHSVNTHERCGTPVEIFIEKQWFIRYLDLKKDFIDSGRAVKWIPDYMRTRYENWVNGLKWDWCISRQRYYGVPFPVWYCSDCGNTVFADDKDLPVDPRLQPPSKRCDKCGSSNLVPERDVMDTWATSSLTPRIALSHFGLFDKYYPEDLRGQGHDIISFWAFTTIARSKIHDNTIPWLTLMISGNVFDMYGEKMSKSKGNIVDIYAITDKYGADALRFWASTVSQGEDIRVKEQDFVRGRRTVIKMYNANRLIDILRNGRPLKNVDEPKHPVNLWILTEESKVVKLVTDSMDNYEVSKARSALDVFFWNTFCDNYLEMIKAIVQAANEKNDLGTVDETIYTASKVMRDVVKMYAPIMPFITEEIYQSIEIEGKKKSVHIDCWPMENREYVEASEVRYVTSIIDKIRAAKSNAKVSVGTPVRKALIKCNASIAEKYRDMLSRMMRIGSIDIEDSDKLEVSVEP from the coding sequence ATGGATTTAGATATAGACCAAATGGAAAAAAAATGGCTTAAATATTGGGAAGATAACGATATTTACACATTCATCCCTTCAGAGAGAGAAAAGGTTTTCACTATTGATACTCCACCACCAACTGTATCGGGTAAAATGCATATGGGGCACTCTTTCTCCTACTCGCACATAGATTTCATAGCAAGATACAAGAGGATGCGTGGCTATCATGTTTTCTTTCCATGGGGTTTTGACGATAACGGCCTTGCAACCGAAAGATACGTAGAAAAGGAAACTGGTATTAAGCCTACAGATGGGAATGTAGAACACTTCATTAACCTGTGCAGGGAATTCAGCCAGGCCAGTGAAAAGGCACTGATAGAAGGCTGGAAAAGAATGGGCATGTCGTGTTATTTTAAAGACTATTATGTTACAAGTTCTCCGGAATCGGTTAAAATATCGCAGAGTATGTTCCTGGATCTCGTAAAGAAAAACCGTGTTTACAGGGACCTAGCCCCAACAATCAGATGTCCAACTTGTAAGACATCTATTTCACAAATAGAAATGAAAGATGAGATGCTCAAATCGAAGCTTGTTTACATAAACTTTGATGTGGAAGGATCAAAGCTAACAATTGCGACTTCGAGGCCTGAACTCCTTGGTTCCTGCGTGGCGCTTTTTGTTAACAACGAAGACGAAAGATATAAAAATATAATTGGCAGGGAGGCCACTGTACCGCTGTTCGGCCATAAAGTGCCGATAATGGGCGACGAGAGCATAGACAAGGATTTTGGTACAGGAGCTGAGATGGTCTGTACCTTTGGAGATCAGAACGATCTGGATCTATGGAAGAAATACTCCCTCCCGCTGAGGATAAGCATAGATAAAGACGGAAAGATGAATGAAAATGCAGGGCCGCTAAATGGATTATCCATAAATGATGGGAGGAAGAAAATAATAGAGCTTCTTAAGTCAGAAGGTTTCGTAGTAAAGGAAGAGGATATAAAGCACTCTGTGAATACCCACGAAAGATGCGGCACTCCTGTTGAGATATTTATAGAGAAGCAGTGGTTCATAAGATATTTAGATTTAAAGAAAGATTTTATAGACAGCGGCAGGGCTGTTAAGTGGATACCTGATTACATGCGCACAAGATATGAAAATTGGGTTAACGGCCTGAAATGGGACTGGTGCATATCAAGACAGAGATACTATGGTGTCCCTTTTCCAGTATGGTACTGCTCAGATTGTGGAAATACGGTCTTTGCAGACGATAAGGATCTTCCTGTTGATCCAAGGCTGCAGCCGCCTAGCAAAAGGTGTGATAAGTGTGGTTCTAGCAATCTCGTGCCTGAGAGGGACGTAATGGATACATGGGCTACATCGTCACTTACTCCCAGGATAGCTTTGTCTCATTTTGGACTATTTGATAAATATTATCCTGAGGATCTGAGGGGGCAGGGCCATGATATCATATCGTTCTGGGCTTTTACAACAATAGCCAGGTCAAAGATCCATGACAACACCATACCATGGCTTACTTTGATGATAAGCGGAAACGTTTTCGACATGTATGGAGAAAAAATGAGCAAGAGCAAGGGCAACATAGTCGACATTTACGCAATAACTGATAAATACGGAGCCGATGCACTTAGATTTTGGGCTTCTACCGTTTCGCAAGGGGAAGACATAAGGGTCAAGGAACAGGACTTTGTTAGAGGCAGGAGAACAGTAATAAAGATGTACAACGCCAACAGACTTATAGACATACTTAGGAATGGCAGACCTCTGAAGAATGTAGATGAACCAAAGCATCCAGTGAATTTGTGGATATTGACCGAAGAGTCAAAAGTGGTGAAGCTGGTCACAGATAGTATGGACAATTACGAGGTCTCTAAGGCAAGAAGCGCTTTAGATGTATTCTTTTGGAATACGTTCTGCGACAACTATCTTGAAATGATAAAGGCCATAGTTCAAGCCGCAAACGAAAAAAATGATCTAGGTACTGTTGACGAGACAATTTACACAGCTTCAAAAGTAATGAGAGATGTGGTGAAGATGTACGCTCCGATCATGCCATTCATCACAGAAGAGATCTATCAGAGCATAGAAATTGAAGGTAAGAAGAAGAGCGTACATATTGACTGCTGGCCTATGGAAAATAGGGAATACGTTGAGGCTTCAGAGGTGAGATACGTAACTTCAATCATAGATAAAATAAGGGCAGCTAAGTCCAATGCGAAAGTATCAGTAGGTACGCCGGTGAGGAAAGCCTTAATAAAGTGCAATGCTTCTATTGCAGAAAAGTACCGAGACATGCTTTCCAGGATGATGAGGATAGGATCAATTGATATTGAGGATTCAGATAAGCTTGAGGTTTCTGTGGAACCTTAA
- a CDS encoding CTP synthase, producing the protein MMQYIVVTGGVISGLGKGTITSSIGHILKDSGFKVSSVKIDPYINYDAGTMNPYQHGEVFVLDDGSEVDLDLGNYERFMDINLSWKNNITTGKVYLEVIEKERHGDYLGKTVQIIPHITDEIKRRIRDVATSSKADFVLIEVGGTVGDIESMPFLEAVRQLKREENNVIFAHVTLVPEIGPTEEQKTKPTQHSVKALREIGIQPDIIFARSKNRLLEETKKRISLFTDVPEGGIISVYDVENVYLLPEVMVNEGFISYLSKLSGKEIKYRDSWKAYTENIKHPKDRVKIAIVGKYVDLHDAYISHKEAFSHVTGNTGIAVDIKWLDSEKVKDDQSMLSDVDAILIPGGFGYRGVEGKIAATRFALENHIPFLGICLGFQVAVIEIARDIIGLQNANSTEFDPATKYPVIDILPEQKGIKDLGGTMRLGSKKVLIKDGTLAKRIYGTDTIYERHRHRYEVNPNYISIIEKAGFVFSGTDEDGIRMEILEKKGDESFIATQYHSEFKSRPLNPSRVHLHLVQQALIYKKNKDIGEAVKLRSSV; encoded by the coding sequence ATAATGCAGTACATAGTTGTAACTGGTGGTGTGATATCAGGCCTTGGAAAGGGGACTATAACCTCCAGTATTGGTCATATTTTAAAAGACTCAGGTTTTAAAGTGTCTTCTGTGAAAATAGATCCATATATAAATTACGATGCTGGTACAATGAATCCATACCAGCATGGAGAGGTGTTTGTCCTTGACGACGGGAGTGAGGTTGATCTCGACCTTGGGAACTACGAAAGATTCATGGATATAAACCTAAGTTGGAAGAACAATATTACGACGGGAAAAGTTTACCTAGAAGTAATAGAGAAGGAAAGGCATGGCGATTATCTCGGTAAGACAGTTCAAATAATCCCCCATATAACGGATGAGATAAAAAGGAGGATCAGAGACGTTGCTACTTCAAGTAAAGCAGATTTCGTTTTGATTGAGGTTGGGGGCACTGTGGGTGATATAGAGTCTATGCCATTCCTCGAAGCTGTAAGGCAGCTAAAAAGAGAGGAGAACAATGTAATATTTGCCCACGTAACGCTTGTTCCAGAGATAGGGCCAACAGAAGAACAGAAGACAAAGCCTACGCAGCACAGCGTAAAGGCGCTGCGTGAAATAGGAATACAACCAGACATAATATTTGCAAGGTCTAAGAACAGACTTCTTGAGGAGACTAAGAAGAGGATATCCCTCTTTACAGACGTACCTGAGGGGGGCATTATAAGTGTCTATGACGTTGAAAATGTATACCTGCTGCCTGAGGTCATGGTAAATGAAGGCTTCATATCGTACCTTTCAAAGCTTTCCGGGAAAGAGATAAAGTACAGAGACAGCTGGAAGGCCTATACCGAAAATATAAAGCATCCAAAGGACAGAGTTAAGATAGCAATAGTTGGCAAGTATGTAGATCTGCATGATGCATACATAAGCCACAAGGAGGCTTTCTCCCATGTTACCGGAAATACGGGAATAGCTGTAGACATAAAGTGGCTGGATTCTGAGAAGGTAAAGGACGACCAAAGCATGCTTAGCGATGTGGATGCAATCCTTATCCCAGGTGGATTTGGCTACAGAGGAGTAGAAGGAAAAATTGCTGCCACAAGATTTGCACTGGAAAACCACATCCCGTTCTTGGGAATTTGCCTTGGCTTTCAGGTTGCAGTGATAGAAATAGCTAGAGACATTATAGGCTTACAGAATGCAAACAGCACAGAATTCGATCCTGCAACGAAATATCCTGTAATAGACATACTGCCTGAGCAGAAAGGAATAAAAGATCTGGGCGGCACGATGAGGCTAGGCAGCAAGAAAGTATTGATTAAAGACGGAACTTTAGCTAAGAGAATATACGGGACAGATACGATATATGAAAGGCACAGGCACAGATACGAGGTCAACCCCAACTACATTAGCATAATAGAAAAGGCTGGTTTTGTTTTCTCTGGTACTGATGAAGACGGGATAAGAATGGAGATTCTTGAGAAGAAGGGAGATGAGAGCTTCATAGCAACCCAGTATCACAGTGAGTTTAAATCAAGGCCACTTAATCCTTCACGAGTACATCTCCATCTAGTACAGCAGGCATTGATTTATAAAAAAAATAAGGATATAGGGGAAGCGGTAAAACTTCGATCTTCAGTTTGA
- a CDS encoding SCP2 sterol-binding domain-containing protein encodes MKDTLQQLVLKVNKKFQDDPKYREKLKDVKKSVNLEFDGKDNYHFYLENAHLSDVEEGKIDADVNVMVSSEVFSKILSKEIDPLTAYLTKQIKIKASLMDKLLISDLLK; translated from the coding sequence ATGAAGGATACTTTGCAGCAGCTAGTATTGAAAGTAAATAAGAAATTTCAGGATGATCCAAAGTACAGAGAAAAGCTGAAAGACGTTAAGAAAAGCGTTAACTTAGAATTCGACGGCAAAGATAATTACCATTTCTACTTAGAAAATGCCCATTTAAGCGATGTAGAGGAAGGCAAAATAGACGCAGATGTGAACGTAATGGTCAGTTCTGAGGTGTTTAGCAAGATACTTTCGAAGGAAATTGACCCCCTCACTGCATATCTGACTAAGCAGATAAAGATAAAAGCTTCGCTTATGGACAAACTGCTTATATCTGATCTCTTAAAATAG